A DNA window from Brassica napus cultivar Da-Ae chromosome A4, Da-Ae, whole genome shotgun sequence contains the following coding sequences:
- the LOC106445445 gene encoding NDR1/HIN1-like protein 13: MAERVHPADSPPQSGQFSGNFSSGEFPRKPAPPPATYVIQVPKDQIYRVPPPENAHRLQLLSRKKPNRSRCRCCFCYFLAAIFTLAVLAAISFAVLYAVFRPEAPKYSVEGFSVSGINLTSPSPISPRFNVTVRSRNGNGKLGIYYEKGSSVDVFYGDVDLCNGALPVFYQPANNVTLVKTALTGSGIQLNSGARKEMRNELSKKTVPFKVRIKAPVKIKVGSVKTWTITVKVNCDVTVDKLTAPSRIVSRKCSHDVDLW; this comes from the coding sequence atggCTGAACGAGTCCATCCCGCTGATTCACCACCGCAGAGCGGCCAATTCTCCGGCAATTTCAGCTCCGGCGAGTTCCCGAGAAAACCAGCTCCACCACCCGCCACTTACGTGATCCAAGTCCCCAAGGATCAGATCTACCGCGTCCCCCCGCCGGAGAACGCGCACCGTCTGCAACTCCTCTCCCGGAAAAAGCCCAATCGCAGTCGCTGCAGGTGCTGTTTCTGCTACTTCCTCGCCGCAATTTTCACCCTCGCCGTCCTCGCCGCAATCTCCTTCGCCGTTCTCTACGCCGTCTTCCGTCCCGAAGCTCCGAAATACTCCGTCGAGGGATTCTCGGTCTCAGGCATCAATCTGACGTCCCCGTCTCCGATTTCTCCCAGATTCAACGTCACCGTCAGGTCGCGTAACGGTAACGGAAAGCTCGGGATCTACTACGAGAAAGGGAGCAGTGTGGATGTTTTCTACGGAGACGTCGATCTCTGTAACGGCGCGTTGCCGGTGTTTTACCAGCCGGCGAATAATGTGACGTTGGTTAAGACGGCGTTAACTGGATCGGGGATTCAGTTAAATAGTGGCGCGCGGAAGGAGATGCGTAATGAGCTGAGTAAGAAAACGGTGCCGTTTAAGGTGAGGATTAAAGCGCCTGTGAAGATTAAGGTTGGTTCGGTTAAGACGTGGACGATAACCGTTAAAGTTAACTGCGATGTTACGGTGGATAAGTTGACGGCACCGTCCAGGATTGTGTCGAGAAAGTGCAGCCATGATGTGGACCTTTGgtga
- the LOC106446771 gene encoding serrate RNA effector molecule-like: MADVTLPPPDSVDIRPPENTPSLPPPPQEHEPQEQQQPPQRDSRERRDDRDLERPPNRRDRSPLPPPPPRRDYKRRPSGSPPPPYRDRRHSPPLRRSPPPSKRYRRDDNGYDGRRGGGGYGPPDRRFGYENDREMGGRHGYGDERPPGRFMGRYQDWEGGRGGYGDSSNRGSTQRDGLMSYKQFIQELEDDILPSEAERRYQEYKSEYITTQKRVYFNTHKEEEWLKDKYHPTNLLTVIEKRNEHARKLAKDFSLDLQSGNLDLGPAVTALNKTSEPKSEDEAGGGVGKRGEESDFSAAPKAPSFTSDAKIILTDIEQAQALVRKLDSEKGIVENVLSGSETETSGKDKSHSGSTGPVIIIRGLTSVKGLEGVELLDTLITYLWRVHGVDYYGKLETSEAKGLRHVRAEGKGSDAKGDEGEDKFDSHWQQRLKGQDPLEVMAAKEKLDAAAIEALDPHVRKIRDEKYGWKYGCGAKGCTKLFHAAEFVHKHLKLKHAELIVDMTVKVREELYFQNYMNDPNAPGGQPATQQPGQRDRPMMRRKPSMESRLRDDRGGRRERDRIDRSEDQQRGDGNGPNGPNPEEGGYDAFGGQGGVHVPSYSADMNAPPVLMPVPGAGPLGPFVPAPPEFAMQMFRDPSGPNPPLEGGGRGGPAPFLLSPAFRQDPRRLRSYQDLDAPEEEVTVIDYRSL; the protein is encoded by the exons ATGGCCGATGTGACGCTCCCTCCGCCGGATTCCGTCGACATCCGTCCCCCGGAGAATACCCCCTCTCTTCCACCTCCACCGCAGGAACACGAGCCGCAAGagcagcagcagcctcctcagAGAGATTCCCGCGAGAGGCGCGACGACAGAGACCTAGAACGTCCGCCTAATCGCCGTGACCGTTCTCCCCTCCCGCCGCCGCCGCCCCGCAGGGACTACAAGAGGCGGCCTAGCGGGAGCCCTCCGCCGCCGTACAGAGACAGGCGGCACTCTCCTCCCCTGCGCCGCTCGCCTCCTCCTTCCAAGCGATACCGGAGGGACGATAACGGATACGATGGTCGGCGTGGTGGTGGTGGCTATGGACCTCCCGATAGAAG ATTTGGATATGAGAATGACCGTGAAATGGGAGGAAGGCATGGTTACGGTGATGAAAGACCTCCTGGCCGCTTCATGGGGCGCTATCAGGACTGGGAGGGAGGTCGTGGAGGTTATGGTGATTCATCTAACAGAGGAAGTACTCAAAG GGACGGATTGATGTCATACAAACAGTTTATCCAGGAGCTGGAAGATGATATATTGCCATCAGAAGCTGAACGCAG ATATCAAGAATACAAGTCAGAGTATATCACAACACAGAAGCGTGTCTATTTTAACACTCACAAAGAGGAAGAATG GTTAAAAGACAAGTAtcatccaaccaacttgctaACTGTCATAGAAAA GAGGAATGAACATGCACGGAAGCTGGCGAAGGACTTCTCACTTGACTTACAGAGCGGGAATCTTGATTT AGGTCCTGCAGTGACAGCATTGAATAAGACAAGTGAGCCAAAGTCTGAGGATGAAGCAGGTGGTGGTGTTGGTAAAAGAGGTGAAGAGAGTGACTTTTCAGCGGCACCAAAAGCACCCAGCTTCACTTCTGATGCAAAGATAATCCTAACCGACATTGAACAAGCACAAGCCCTTGTTCGTAAGCTGGACTCTGAGAAAGGAATCGTGGAGAATGTTTTATCAGGTTCAGAAACTGAAACGTCAGGAAAAGATAAGTCGCACAGTGGCTCGACTGGTCCAGTTATAATCATAAGAGGTTTGACATCTGTGAAAGGCCTTGAGGGTGTTGAATTACTTGACACGCTTATCACGTATCTCTGGCGTGTTCATGGTGTGGACTATTACGGAAAGCTTGAAACAAGCGAAGCTAAGGGTCTGCGGCATGTGAGAGCGGAAGGAAAAGGCTCTGATGCAAAAGGAGATGAGGGCGAAGATAAATTTGATTCTCATTGGCAACAAAGGTTGAAAGGTCAAGATCCACTGGAAGTGATGGCTGCCAAAGAGAAGCTAGATGCTGCTGCTATTGAAGCTTTAGATCCACATGTCCGAAAGATTAGGGATGAGAAGTATGGTTGGAAATATGGGTGTGGAGCTAAAGGCTGCACGAAACTGTTTCATGCTGCTGAATTTGTTCACAAGCATCTCAAGCTGAAGCACGCTGAGCTTATAGTTGATATGACTGTCAAAGTGCGAGAAGAACTGTATTTTCAGAACTATATGAA TGATCCTAATGCTCCAGGAGGACAACCAGCCACGCAGCAACCTGGCCAG AGAGATAGACCCATGATGAGACGTAAACCAAGCATGGAGAGCAGATTGAGGGATGATCGAGGTGGACGCAGAGAGCGAGACAGAATTGATCGGTCAGAGGATCAGCAGAGAGGTGATGGTAACGGTCCTAATGGTCCAAATCCCGAGGAAGGTGGTTACGATGCATTTGGTGGACAAGGCGGTGTTCATGTTCCTTCCTACTCTGCTGATATGAACGCACCACCAGTGCTGATGCCTGTTCCCGGTGCCGG GCCACTAGGACCATTTGTACCAGCACCACCTGAGTTTGCTATGCAGATGTTCAGGGACCCAAGCGGACCCAACCCTCCTTTAGAAGGCGGTGGCAGAGGTGGACCAGCCCCTTTCCTTCTGTCTCCGGCCTTTAGACAGGATCCTAGACGGCTACGCAG CTACCAAGACCTAGATGCTCCAGAGGAAGAGGTAACCGTTATTGATTATAGGAGCTTGTAG
- the LOC106446769 gene encoding inactive protein RESTRICTED TEV MOVEMENT 2-like, whose product MERKADHATANRIYDEFDPVFNWKSEQGFEILTINLPGFRKEQLKVQVTSTRQVRVMGERHAGASRWVRLRKEFPIPANINVDSIAAIFVGTSLVVKLPRLEPMGKQTSPIVTTAATPPPVHKEAEKVQPTKPTREKEAELEKHAEKAQLPTPSREEDKKRAEKEEALKGNVCDGVKQDYRSKMNAYKENLGGYMTMMKNNQRELTVGVVAPAAAVLLLSIGFYAGHMFSS is encoded by the exons atggagaGAAAAGCTGATCATGCTACTGCCAACCGCATCTACGATGAGTTCGATCCAGTCTTTAACTGGAAAAGTGAACAGGGATTCGAAATTCTCACAATTAACCTTCCAG GGTTTAGGAAAGAGCAGCTTAAAGTGCAAGTAACCTCAACGAGGCAGGTAAGAGTGATGGGAGAACGTCATGCAGGAGCCAGCAGATGGGTCCGTCTCCGCAAGGAGTTCCCTATTCCAGCAAACATCAATGTTGACTCCATCGCTGCCATATTTGTGGGCACAAGTCTTGTTGTGAAGCTCCCTAGACTAGAGCCAATGGGGAAACAAACTTCTCCCATTGTTACAACCGCAGCAACACCTCCCCCGGTTCATAAGGAAGCCGAGAAGGTTCAACCAACAAAGCcaacaagagagaaagaagCGGAACTAGAGAAACATGCTGAGAAAGCTCAATTGCCAACGCCATCTAGAGAGGAAGACAAGAAACGGGCTGAGAAAGAAGAAGCTCTTAAGGGAAACGTTTGTGATGGAGTTAAGCAAGATTATAGAAGTAAAATGAATGCATACAAGGAGAATCTTGGAGGATATATGACAATGATGAAGAATAATCAGAGAGAACTCACAGTTGGTGTGGTTGCTCCGGCGGCTGCGGTTCTGTTGCTGTCGATTGGATTCTATGCTGGTCATATGTTTTCTTCTTAA
- the LOC106446770 gene encoding FBD-associated F-box protein At3g49020, with the protein MTCSKIGGESLRNRDPMKKDMISELPEALLLHILSYVPTEDVIATSVLSKRWKSLWKMVPKLEFKFLSMLRIDDVYRLLILHKAPFLESFHLKIEDAKGRSDISFLIGIAFSHHVRELVLNLCHDDQKKVRFPSVLCSYNNTLEVLELAQDVLLDFPSRVCFNALRELHLCHVEFKDEESVCNLLSGCPRLQDLVVERYSSFDVETYTIAVPSLQRLTIEDDGSQDMYGGGYVINAPSLKYLSIKDLYGIDFCLIENAPELVEADINDVSHIDNENILASLTSAKRLSFQLTMFLYLPLCIKYPTGSIFYQLVSLELDIKGINWWNLLSFMLDSSPKLQSLKLDGSCWEDCPVGWEWNEPKCVPECLLLHLETLVWRSYGWQREDEKQVATYILKNAKQLKKATFDPAYVGPKELEKLEKRREMLNELASVARGSTSCHLVFESE; encoded by the exons ATG ACTTGCAGCAAAATTGGTGGTGAAAGTTTGAGAAATCGAGATCCTATGAAGAAGGACATGATCAGTGAGTTACCTGAAGCTTTGCTCCTGCATATATTGTCTTATGTTCCAACAGAAGATGTCATAGCCACTAGTGTTTTGTCTAAACGTTGGAAATCTCTCTGGAAGATGGTGCCAAAGCTCgagtttaaatttttatctatGTTAAGGATAGATGATGTTTACAGGTTGCTGATTTTGCATAAAGCTCCATTTCTCGAAAGTTTTCATTTGAAAATTGAAGATGCAAAAGGTCGTTCGGATATCAGTTTCTTGATTGGAATTGCATTTTCACACCATGTGCGTGAATTGGTGTTAAATCTCTGCCATGATGATCAAAAGAAAGTAAGGTTTCCGAGTGTCTTGTGTAGCTACAACAATACACTCGAGGTACTAGAGCTCGCCCAAGACGTTCTTTTAGACTTCCCTTCTCGGGTTTGTTTCAATGCCCTCAGAGAGCTGCATCTTTGCCATGTGGAATTCAAAGATGAAGAATCTGTTTGCAACCTTTTATCTGGCTGCCCTAGGCTTCAAGATTTGGTTGTGGAACGATATAGCAGTTTTGATGTGGAGACTTACACTATTGCGGTGCCATCACTACAGAGGCTAACCATAGAAGACGATGGTAGCCAAGATATGTATGGTGGCGGTTATGTGATAAATGCACCATCTTTGAAGTACTTGAGCATCAAAGACCTCTATGGTATTGACTTCTGTCTAATTGAGAATGCGCCAGAGCTTGTGGAAGCAGATATCAATGATGTTTCTCATATAGACAATGAGAACATTCTTGCATCTCTCACTTCAGCCAAGCGTCTTTCCTTTCAATTAACAATGTTTTTGTATCTGCCTTTGTGT ATTAAGTATCCGACCGGAAGCATCTTCTATCAGCTGGTCTCTTTAGAGCTAGATATAAAAGGAATAAATTGGTGGAATCTACTTTCGTTCATGCTCGATAGCTCTCCTAAATTGCAATCCCTCAAACTCGATGGC TCATGTTGGGAAGACTGTCCGGTGGGCTGGGAATGGAATGAGCCGAAATGTGTACCAGAATGTCTGTTGCTTCATCTGGAGACATTGGTGTGGAGAAGTTACGGATGGCAACGAGAAGATGAGAAACAAGTGGCCACTTACATCCTCAAGAATGCTAAACAGTTGAAGAAAGCAACTTTCGACCCAGCATACGTCGGGCCGAAAGAGCTGGAAAAGTTGGAAAAGAGGCGAGAGATGCTCAACGAGTTGGCTAGTGTGGCCAGAGGATCGACCTCATGTCACCTTGTGTTTGAATCCGAATGA
- the LOC125608206 gene encoding glycine-rich cell wall structural protein 1-like, which translates to MRSGHGGGFGAGGGFGGVGGVGGGGGGGRGGGAGGGSGHGGGFRVGGGVGGRAGGGVGGGGGLGGGGGGGVGGGSGHGGGFGAGGGHGIGHGGGGGFGIGIGIGVGVGGGSRFWQRKR; encoded by the exons atga GATCCGGCCATGGTGGTGGATTTGGAGCGGGAGGAGGATTCGGTGGTGTTGGAGGAGttggtggtggaggtggtggcggCAGAGGAGGTGGTGCTGGTGGTGGATCTGGTCATGGTGGTGGTTTTAGAGTTGGAGGGGGAGTTGGTGGTAGAGCGGGAGGAGGTGTTGGGGGAGGCGGTGGActaggtggtggtggaggaggtggTGTGGGCGGTGGATCTGGACATGGTGGTGGATTTGGTGCTGGTGGAGGTCATGGGATAGGACATGGCGGAGGAGGAGGCTTTGGGATTGGAATAGGAATCGGTGTTGGGGTTGGTGGAGGCTCAAGGTTCTGGCAACGGAAGCGGTAG
- the LOC106446766 gene encoding abscisic-aldehyde oxidase has translation MEGKDLEFAVNGERFKVNSVDPSTTLLDFLRLHTPFKSVKLCCGEGGCGACLVMLSKYDPDSDQVKEHSINSCLTLLCSINGCSITTSEGLGNTKNGFHPIHSRFAGFHASQCGFCTPGMCISLYSALSNAPGSLTVSEAEKSIAGNLCRCTGYRPIVDACKSFAADVDIEDLGLNSFWKKGDSKEAMLKSLPPYNPKDHLVTTFPEFLKSVVSNGLDHSRYHWTTPFSLTELHNILESANAGGSLKLVVGNTGTGYYKDDEGRVDRYVDISRVPEITMIKRDENGIEIGAAVTISNAVDALNEDGKSFAIFKKMAAHMEKIGNHAIRNSGSIGGNLVMAQSRKFPSDIATLLLAADASVYVFNGGVIKKVKLHEFLDSTRVLDTKQVLLKVEIPAWTDDAGLLFETYRAAPRSIGNALPYVSAAFFARVSRQMVDECLLAFGSYGGDHSIRATEVERFLTGKLLSHSVLYEAMCLLRGIIVPSKGTSYPEYRKALAVGFLFEFFSPLIDDNNGHSNGRVDPTESLLPFLSSSQQVLESNEFQPVGEAVTKAGAAIQASGEAVYVDDIPTLPDCLHGAFIYSTEPLAKIKSISFSENVTPAGVFAVLTFKDIPQQGQNIGSKTVFGPGPLFAEELTRCAGQRIALVVADTQKHADRAAKLAVAEYDVNNLEEPILTVEDAVKRSSFFDVHPMFYPEPVGDVLEGMKEADRKILVAEFRLGSQYFFYMEPQTALALPDEDNCVKVFSSSQAPEYVHSVIATCLGIPEHNVRVITRRVGGGFGGKAIKSMPVATACALAAHKLQRPVKMYLNRKTDMIMAGGRHPMKVTYNVGFRSDGKLTALELTMLIDAGMEPDVSPILPRNIMGPLRKYDWGALSFDVKVCKTNLLSRTAMRAPGEVQGSYIAEAIIENVASSLQMEADEVRKINLHSYNSLRKFYKHISGEAEEYTLPLLWDKVEISSEFEKRGEMVKEFNMRNVWRKRGISRVPIVHQVMQRPTPGRVSILSDGSVVVEVGGIEIGQGLWTKVKQMVAYGLGLTKCAGSDELIERVRVVQADTLGLIQGGFTAGSTTSENSCEAVRLCCVMLVERLKVTMDQMMMEKKSGSVTWNKLIQQAYAQSVNLSASALYTPEFSSMEYLNYGVGVSEVEVDVLTGKTEILRSDIIYDCGKSLNPAVDLGQVEGAFVQGIGFFMMEEYTTDEKGLVVQQGTWDYKIPTVDTIPKQFNVEILNTGHHKNRVLSSKASGEPPLLLAASVHCATRSAIREARKQSLSWNCNDGNRDVSGVDFELPVPATMPVVKGLCGLYSVEKYLEGKICGK, from the exons ATGGAAGGAAAAGATTTGGAGTTTGCAGTAAACGGAGAGAGATTCAAAGTCAACTCTGTTGACCCTTCTACGACTTTACTCGACTTCTTGCGACTCCACACTCCTTTCAAGAGTGTCAAGCTCTGCTGCGGCGAAG GAGGATGTGGTGCTTGTTTAGTAATGCTATCAAAATACGATCCAGACTCAGATCAAGTGAAGGAACATAGCATAAACTCTTGCCTCACACTTCTCTGCAGCATAAACGGATGCTCCATCACAACATCAGAAGGTCTCGGAAACACAAAGAACGGCTTCCACCCAATCCACAGCCGTTTCGCCGGGTTCCACGCCTCTCAGTGCGGTTTCTGCACGCCAGGGATGTGCATTTCTCTCTACTCTGCTCTTTCAAATGCTCCAGGAAGCCTCACGGTCTCCGAAGCTGAGAAATCAATCGCTGGAAACCTCTGTAGATGCACCGGCTACCGTCCCATTGTAGATGCTTGCAAGAGCTTCGCTGCTGATGTTGACATCGAGGACTTGGGGTTGAACTCGTTTTGGAAGAAGGGAGATAGCAAAGAGGCTATGTTGAAGAGCTTGCCTCCTTACAACCCCAAAGACCATCTCGTGACAACTTTCCCTGAGTTCTTAAAGAGTGTTGTTAGTAATGGTTTGGATCACTCGAGGTATCATTGGACTACTCCTTTTAGTTTAACCGAGCTTCATAACATATTGGAGTCTGCTAATGCCGGAGGCTCGTTGAAGTTAGTTGTTGGCAACACAGGGACGGGTTATTACAAAGACGATGAGGGAAGGGTTGATAGGTATGTTGATATCAGCCGCGTTCCGGAGATTACAATGATCAAGAGAGATGAGAATGGTATTGAGATTGGAGCAGCTGTCACCATATCGAATGCTGTTGATGCTTTGAATGAGGACGGCAAGTCTTTTGccattttcaagaaaatggcggcTCATATGGAGAAAATTGGTAACCATGCGATCAGGAACTCAGGGAGTATCGGCGGGAATCTAGTCATGGCGCAGAGCAGAAAGTTTCCTTCTGATATCGCCACGCTTCTGCTCGCTGCAGATGCGTCAGTGTATGTGTTTAACGGCGGGGTAATCAAGAAGGTTAAGCTACATGAGTTTCTTGACTCGACTCGGGTTTTAGACACCAAACAAGTTCTTTTAAAAGTTGAGATTCCAGCGTGGACTGATGACGCTGGACTGCTCTTTGAAACTTACCGAGCCGCGCCTCGCTCTATTGGAAACGCGTTGCCGTATGTGAGTGCTGCTTTCTTTGCAAGAGTGTCCCGCCAAATGGTGGATGAATGTTTGTTGGCATTTGGTTCTTACGGTGGTGATCATTCGATCAGGGCGACGGAAGTAGAGCGTTTCCTGACGGGTAAATTGCTGAGTCACAGTGTGTTATATGAAGCTATGTGTTTACTTAGAGGAATCATAGTTCCAAGCAAAGGCACCTCTTACCCTGAGTATAGGAAAGCCTTGGCTGTTGGGtttctttttgagtttttctCTCCACTGATTGATGATAATAATGGACATAGCAACGGCCGTGTAGATCCCACAGAGTCTCTTCTTCCCTTCCTCTCATCTTCACAACAAGTGTTAGAGAGCAATGAGTTTCAGCCTGTAGGTGAAGCTGTTACCAAAGCTGGAGCTGCAATACAGGCTTCAGGTGAAGCtgtttatgttgatgatattcCAACTTTACCAGACTGTTTACATGGAGCATTTATTTACAGCACAGAGCCTTTGGCTAAGATTAAAAGCATAAGCTTCAGTGAGAACGTGACTCCTGCTGGAGTTTTTGCAGTTCTTACTTTCAAGGACATACCACAACAGGGACAGAACATTGGTTCCAAGACTGTTTTTGGACCGGGACCATTATTTGCAGAAGAACTCACTCGATGTGCTGGTCAAAGAATTGCTCTTGTG GTTGCAGACACACAGAAACATGCAGACAGGGCAGCAAAACTTGCAGTTGCTGAGTATGATGTAAATAACTTAGAAGAGCCGATATTAACGGTCGAAGATGCGGTTAAGAGATCTAGCTTCTTTGATGTCCATCCAATGTTTTACCCTGAACCAGTAGGTGATGTTTTAGAAGGAATGAAAGAAGCTGATAGAAAGATACTCGTGGCTGAG TTCAGGCTCGGTTCACAATACTTCTTCTACATGGAGCCACAAACAGCACTTGCCTTGCCAGATGAAGACAACTGTGTGAAGGTGTTCAGTTCATCTCAAGCACCTGAGTACGTGCATTCGGTCATTGCTACATGTCTTGGCATTCCAGAGCATAACGTTCGAGTCATCACAAGAAGAGTTGGAGGTGGCTTTGGCGGCAAAGCTATTAAATCAATGcct GTTGCAACAGCATGCGCACTGGCAGCTCACAAGCTGCAGCGTCCTGTCAAGATGTATCTGAACCGAAAGACGGATATGATAATGGCTGGAGGAAGGCATCCAATGAAAGTGACATACAACGTCGGTTTCAGATCAGACGGGAAGCTCACAGCGCTGGAGCTTACAATGCTGATAGACGCAGGGATGGAGCCTGACGTGAGCCCGATCTTACCTAGGAACATAATGGGCCCGCTGAGAAAGTACGACTGGGGAGCCTTGTCGTTCGACGTTAAAGTGTGCAAGACGAATCTTCTGAGCAGAACAGCGATGAGAGCTCCAGGGGAAGTCCAAGGCTCGTACATCGCGGAGGCCATCATCGAGAACGTAGCCTCTTCTCTTCAGATGGAAGCTGATGAAGTGAGAAAGATAAACCTTCATAGTTACAATAGCCTTAGAAAGTTCTACAAGCATATCTCCGGTGAGGCGGAGGAGTACACACTGCCTTTGTTATGGGACAAGGTGGAGATATCTTCAGAGTTCGAGAAGAGAGGTGAGATGGTTAAGGAGTTTAATATGCGTAACGTGTGGCGAAAGAGAGGGATCTCTCGAGTACCTATTGTTCATCAAGTTATGCAGAGGCCCACGCCGGGTAGAGTAAGCATCTTGAGCGATGGTTCGGTTGTGGTTGAGGTTGGTGGAATCGAGATAGGTCAAGGGTTGTGGACCAAAGTGAAACAGATGGTTGCGTATGGTCTCGGTTTGACGAAATGCGCCGGAAGCGATGAGCTGATTGAGAGGGTACGTGTTGTTCAGGCCGACACGCTCGGTTTGATCCAAGGAGGTTTCACTGCCGGTAGCACCACGTCCGAGAACAGTTGTGAAGCCGTTAGGCTTTGCTGTGTTATGTTGGTGGAGAGGCTGAAAGTTACAATGGATCAAATGATGATGGAGAAGAAGTCAGGTTCCGTGACGTGGAACAAGCTTATTCAACAA GCGTATGCTCAGTCTGTGAATTTATCGGCGAGTGCATTGTATACGCCAGAGTTTTCTTCCATGGAATACCTCAACTATGGGGTTGGAGTCAGCGAG GTGGAGGTAGATGTACTGACTGGAAAGACAGAGATTTTAAGATCAGATATCATTTATGACTGCGGAAAAAGTCTTAATCCTGCTGTTGATTTAGGACAG GTGGAAGGAGCTTTTGTACAAGGAATCGGATTTTTCATGATGGAAGAGTACACTACAGATGAGAAGGGGCTTGTGGTGCAACAAGGCACTTGGGACTACAAAATTCCCACGGTTGATACCATCCCTAAGCAGTTCAACGTCGAGATTCTCAACACTGGACATCACAAAAACCGCGTTCTCTCCTCTAAAG CATCGGGTGAGCCGCCTTTGCTTCTGGCGGCTTCGGTTCATTGTGCAACGAGATCAGCGATTAGGGAAGCACGGAAACAGTCCCTTTCATGGAACTGTAATGATGGAAATAGAGACGTGTCTGGTGTGGATTTTGAGTTACCGGTTCCAGCTACTATGCCCGTGGTAAAGGGTCTTTGCGGATTGTATAGCGTAGAGAAGTACTTAGAAGGGAAGATCTGTGGGAAATAA